A genome region from Sphaeramia orbicularis unplaced genomic scaffold, fSphaOr1.1, whole genome shotgun sequence includes the following:
- the LOC115415869 gene encoding extensin-like, whose product MFPWNQHSIQSTVQVPVGPENTQHPPQQHRSCPTNTQHPTSSTQHPTPSTQHPAPNTLHPAPDTQHPTPKTQHPTLSTQHPHPTPSTQHSAPNTQHPTLSTQHPAPNTQHSAPNTQHLAPNTQHPTLSTQHPASNTQHPTLSTQHQHQPTLHPAPDTQHPTLSTQHPAPNAQHPTSNTQRPAPNAQYPTSNTQRPTPSTQRPAPNAQDPTPSTQHPAPNAQHPAPLSKRFRKKGAK is encoded by the exons ATGTTCCCCTGGAATCAACACAGCATTCAGAGCACAGTACAAGTACCTGTTGGCCCTGAAAACACACAGCATCCACCACAGCAGCACCGTTCATGTCCTACCAACACCCAGCACCCAACATCCAGCACCCAGCACCCAACACCCAGCACCCAACACCCTGCACCCAACACCCTGCACCCTGCACCCGACACCCAGCACCCGACACCCAAAACCCAGCACCCAACACTCAGCACCCAACACCCA CACCCAACACCCAGCACCCAACACTCAGCACCCAACACCCAGCACCCAACACTCAGCACCCAACACCCAGCACCCAACACCCAACACTCAGCACCCAACACCCAACACCTAGCACCCAACACCCAGCACCCAACACTCAGCACCCAACACCCAGCATCCAACACCCAGCACCCAACACTCAGCacccaacaccagcaccaacccACCCTGCACCCAGCACCCGACACCCAGCACCCAACACTCAGCACCCAACACCCAGCACCCAACGCCCAGCACCCAACATCCAACACCCAGCGCCCAGCACCCAACGCCCAGTACCCAACATCCAACACCCAGCGCCCAACACCCAGCACTCAACGCCCAGCACCCAACGCCCAGGACCCAACACCCAGCACCCAACACCCAGCACCCAACGCCCAGCACCCAGCACCCCTGTCCAAAAGGTTCAGAAAAAAGGGAGCAAAATGA